The Kluyvera intermedia genome includes the window ATATGCGACTTGGCGAGGGCAGCGGTGCGGCGATGGCAATGCATATCGTTGAATCTGCCTGTGCGATGCATAACCGTATGGGGACGCTGGCAGACAGTAATATTATTTTACCTTCATAATACGTAGGCTGAGCCGGGGCTTGTCCTCGGCTATTCTGAGACGACCTTTTCTTTTACCCCCCAAAATCTTCCTTACACGCAACGAAAGACGCTGAATGGTTTACAGTTATAAAAGCCGCTGCGTGGCTTAAGCTGAGGGAGTAACTATGCGACGCCTTTTCTTGCCTGTCTGGATTGCCCTGTTGTTCAGCACCTTTTCGCTTCGAGCTGAGCCTGGCGTGTATGGCGAACAACGTATTAGCCGCTGGTGGAATGCGTGGACTGACGATGTTTCCCAGACCTGGGAACAGCCCGACCGCTATGACCTGTATGTGCCTTTTTTGAGCTGGCATGCTCGCTTTATGTATGACAAAGAAAAAACGGATAATTACAACGAGATGCCGTGGGGCGGTGGCCTGGGCGTATCGCGGTATAACGAAGAGGGTAACTGGAGCGCACTGTTTGCCATGATGTTTAAAGATTCCCATAACGAATGGCAGCCTGCGATGGGCTACGGCTGGGAGAAGGGATGGTATCTGGATGATGCCAAAGATTTCCGGTTCGGGTTGGGCGCCGCTGCGGGAATTACGGCACGCGATGATTTTGCCAACTATGTGCCGCTGCCGTTTATTTTCCCGCTGTTCTCCGCAGGCTACAAACGAGTGACCCTCCAGTTCACCTATATTCCAGGTACTTACAATAACGGTAACGTGTTATTTGCCTGGATGCGGTTCGGTTTTTAAAGGGTGATCACTTTTTTTGCCACCGCGTTAGAGAGCACCAGAAGAGAGAAGAGTACCGAAGTGATAAACGTGAGCACGATAAGCATGAGTTTAGTGGTCAGGGATGTCACCGGTATCAATGCCGTCAGCAGGTGAAAAACCGAATAGTGCAGGATATAAACCCCGGTCATCGTTTTGCTGATGGCGGCAAGTATGGCCTCTTTGAACTCGGCGTTACGGCGAAAACGGACGCCGTTTGCCGCAATCACCAGCGCGATAATCAGGATATAGATCTGTGAGCCGGTCAGAATAAAGGCATTTCGGTCTGCCTTGAATAAAGCGAAAAAGAAATGACGTTCGTAGAACCAGGTGAACAGATAAATAAACGGGATGGTGATAACCGCCGCCCTGACCACATTTTTGCGGCTTATCCACTGCGCAATTTGCGGATCGCAAAACAGCTGCCCCGTCAGATAAAACAGCAGCCATGTCCACAGGCGGTACTGCGGCGACAACGAGAAAACATGCTCGTCAGGGTACAGCGCTGACAGTAGATCGTAGCCGTAAGAAAAAAGCAGCAGGCCAACAATCACGCCACCAAAAAGCCGACGCCGCTGGCTTAACCACTCGACGACCGGATGGAAGGTATAGATAACCACAAAGGCGAAGACAAACCACGGCTGGATTAAATACCCGCGCTGATATGGCTCCCACAGATAATAGAGCGTGACCCAGAACAGAAAAACGATGATCAAGCTTTTGATTTTATCAAGCTGCCAGCGGGTGCTGTGGCGGGACTGCCCGTCAAGATAGCCCGCAACGACAAAAAACAGCGGCGTGGCGATGGTCGAAATAAAGGTTAAAAACCCTAGGATCCAGTGATAGTCATAATCGTAGTGATCCCAGGTATTGTAGATAGTGAAAAACGTCACCGCTGTCATGCATCCCAGCGTTTTAATGATATTCAGCCCAGTTGCATTCATTGTTGTTCTGTATTGTCCTTACGATGGAAGCACGCATATATAACCGGAAGTACCAGCAGCGTGAGGATTGTAGCAAACCCAAGTCCAAACATAATCACAACAGCCATG containing:
- a CDS encoding acyltransferase, which codes for MNATGLNIIKTLGCMTAVTFFTIYNTWDHYDYDYHWILGFLTFISTIATPLFFVVAGYLDGQSRHSTRWQLDKIKSLIIVFLFWVTLYYLWEPYQRGYLIQPWFVFAFVVIYTFHPVVEWLSQRRRLFGGVIVGLLLFSYGYDLLSALYPDEHVFSLSPQYRLWTWLLFYLTGQLFCDPQIAQWISRKNVVRAAVITIPFIYLFTWFYERHFFFALFKADRNAFILTGSQIYILIIALVIAANGVRFRRNAEFKEAILAAISKTMTGVYILHYSVFHLLTALIPVTSLTTKLMLIVLTFITSVLFSLLVLSNAVAKKVITL
- the pagP gene encoding lipid IV(A) palmitoyltransferase PagP — protein: MRRLFLPVWIALLFSTFSLRAEPGVYGEQRISRWWNAWTDDVSQTWEQPDRYDLYVPFLSWHARFMYDKEKTDNYNEMPWGGGLGVSRYNEEGNWSALFAMMFKDSHNEWQPAMGYGWEKGWYLDDAKDFRFGLGAAAGITARDDFANYVPLPFIFPLFSAGYKRVTLQFTYIPGTYNNGNVLFAWMRFGF